CCTGAAACCTTTCAAAGACAACGACATCGCCGGCGTATTTGCCCGTCTTGACGTGGTCCGTCGCGTGCTGGCGTCGGACACCGAAGCGGTTGCCCAGGCTGCCCGCAAGTTTCTCGTAAAGGTGCGGGACAAGATCTACCCCGTAGCCGCCAGGGACATCGCCTTGGTGGCGCTCGAAAATGAAGTCACCTATCTCTATACGTTTGATGGGGAAAAACACCCGCTCTTCAAAGGCATGGAGGAAATGGAAGCAGCCCTGGACCCGGTCTGTTTTTTCAGGATCAACCGCCAGATGATCCTGAGCCGGGAGGCCATCCGGGTCATAGAACCCCTGGTCAACAGGAAAGTCCGCGTACATACAAAGGTTTCGCCCGCAGAGGAGGTGGTCGTCAGCCGGCTAAAGGTGAGCGAATTTCTCCGGTGGGTCGAAAAATCTGTCAATCCGCCCCTTTAAATGTTCAGTTCACCGGGTTTAAGAGAAGGTCCATGCTTACTTTTCCCCATATTTGCCCCGTTATGGAGAAGACCCTCATCGTTGTCCTCCTGACCGGCCTGTTTCTGCCGGCCCGGGCCCAGGACAGTACCCGCTTGACCTCCGTTTCCTCATTTGCCGTGTTGTGGGAAAAGGTACGCCGGGATAACCCATCGCAAAGGGTATACGCGCTCAATGTGCAAAAGGCCAGGATAGACCGGGCGGCGTCCCGGAGTTTTTTATACCCCAGCGTCGGCGGCGCCTTTAATGGTCAGGACAACCTGTCGCTGGCCGTGACACCCGTTCCCGGGGAATTGGTCGGCCGTCCGGGCACCACCTATAACGTCCAGTTCGGAAAGCACTATACTTATGGAACAGGGTTGACGGCCACCGAGACCGTATTCAACTGGACATCGGTCCTGGACAACCGCATTGCCACCAACACCATCGCATTGAACCAGGCCCAGGCGGCCTATTTCGAGCAGACCCTGAAGGAGCAGACCGCCCGGGGTTACTTTACCCTGCTTGTGTCCGATGCGGCGTCGCTCGTGGCAGGCCAGGACCTCCTCCTGGCGGACAGCCTCGTGGAAATGACCGGGCAGCGTCTCCGGGAAGGACTGACGGACGCCAGCGCGGTCAACCTGGCGAAGATCGACGCGGGCAACGTTCGTTCCAACCTGGCCCAGAGCCGTTTGTTGCACGACCAGGCCCTGGAGAACCTGCGCGTTTTGCTGGGGATGGGACCGGGGGATAGTCTGAGTATCAGCGAACGGCTAGACCTGCGTCAGGAAGTTGCCGCGGGCGCCGGCTTAACCGCAGGCACCGCCTTTACCCTTGGCCCCGACAAAAACCTGGACGTCTACCGCACGCAAGTCGAAGGCGCGATCCTGACCAAACGGGAACGGGCAACCGCGTTTTATCCCACGCTTGGGTTGGACGGTTATCTCGGCGTCCAGCAGTTCCGGGACGAATTCGCCCTGTCCTTCAAACCCGGCGCCTGGAACAACCTTTCCTATATCGGGTTGAACCTGTCGGTGCCTTTGTTCACCGGCTTTTACAACCTCGAACACTGGAAAAGCGCCCGGGTGTCGGAAGCCGTGGCGAACCTTCAATACGACGACGCCCGTTTGCAAAGCCTGCAGGCGGATGACCTGTTGCGCCGGCAGTACGCGGATTACCTGGACATGGTCCAGGTATCCAGGGACAACTTTCTGTTGTATGGGCAGAACCTTGAACTGTCCCGGGCGAAATTTTCGGAAGGCCTTCTGGCGATAGACAGCTACCTGAAGACGTTTGAGGATTACCTGAATGCGGAGAATACCTACCTCAACAATATGAGCAACCTCCTGAACGTCCAGGCGTCCATCCTGGCCAGGAATTAAGAATAGTGTATGAAAAAAATACTTGCGGCCGCCCTCGTCCTTCTGGTTTCCTGCCGTCGTACGGAATCCACCCATCCTGTCCGCCGGGACATCGTGGACGCTGTATTTGCCAGCGGGGACATCGAAACCAAGGATGGATACAAAGTCACCGCCAACGCGGACGGCTACCTGCTCACCGCTTACGTAACCGAAGGGGATACGGTGGGTTCGGGCCGTCTTCTTTTCCGTATCGACGGCCGGACCCAGCTGACCCAGGTGGCCAACGCGGGCGATAATTATCGTTTTGCCCGCGTTAACAACGAACCGGGATCGCCCCAGCTTGAACAATTGACCTTCCAGATCGTACAGGCAGAAGAAAAATACAAGGTCGATTCCACCAATTTCCGGCGCTACGAGCGCCTGTTGCCCACCCAGGCCGTGGCAAAAGTGGACTATGACAATGCCCTGCTGGCGATGCAGAATTCGGCCACCAGTCTCCAGGTCCTCAGGAAAAACAAAGCTGATCTGGAGCACAACCTTTCCTTAGGCGTGGACAACGCCCGGGCACAGTTGCGGATACAGGAATTGGCAAACGACTATTTCCTGGTCCCGGCGGCCCATCCGGGTGTCGTGCTGACGGTCAACAAACGGGCCGGGGAACTGGTCCGGAAAGGGGACGTCCTGGCGACCCTGGCCGCGGGGAAAATTTACGCGAAGCTGTATATCGCGGAGGATGACATCCAAAGAGTCCGGCCGGGCCAGGCAGTGCTGATTGCCCTCAACACCGACAAAGACAAGGTCTATAATGCCACCCTTACCAAAATATACCCGTCTTTCGACGACAGCAACCAGGCATTTATTGCCGAAGCGATGTTTACCGGTACAGTACCACCGGAGCTTAAGGACGGAACCCAGTTGCAGTCGAACATCATCATCAACGAGCGAAAGTCGGCCCTGGTCATCCCCACGGTCTACCTCGAACCCGGGAATAAAGTCTCCCTGGGTGGCAAGGATAGCGTTGTCCAGACGGGGATCCGCAATCTTGATTATACCGAGGTCTTGGGCGGGCTAAGTGAAAAAGACGACATCACCTTACCCAACCGGAAATAGCCATGGCC
This sequence is a window from Dinghuibacter silviterrae. Protein-coding genes within it:
- a CDS encoding TolC family protein, coding for MEKTLIVVLLTGLFLPARAQDSTRLTSVSSFAVLWEKVRRDNPSQRVYALNVQKARIDRAASRSFLYPSVGGAFNGQDNLSLAVTPVPGELVGRPGTTYNVQFGKHYTYGTGLTATETVFNWTSVLDNRIATNTIALNQAQAAYFEQTLKEQTARGYFTLLVSDAASLVAGQDLLLADSLVEMTGQRLREGLTDASAVNLAKIDAGNVRSNLAQSRLLHDQALENLRVLLGMGPGDSLSISERLDLRQEVAAGAGLTAGTAFTLGPDKNLDVYRTQVEGAILTKRERATAFYPTLGLDGYLGVQQFRDEFALSFKPGAWNNLSYIGLNLSVPLFTGFYNLEHWKSARVSEAVANLQYDDARLQSLQADDLLRRQYADYLDMVQVSRDNFLLYGQNLELSRAKFSEGLLAIDSYLKTFEDYLNAENTYLNNMSNLLNVQASILARN
- a CDS encoding LytR/AlgR family response regulator transcription factor; translated protein: MTILIVEDEPKTARLLRDMLLEAEPAAEVVGICDSIRSTVRWLEERTAPPGLIFMDIHLADGTSFDIFHQTEVVSPVVFCTAYEEYTLEAFRSGGIAYILKPFKDNDIAGVFARLDVVRRVLASDTEAVAQAARKFLVKVRDKIYPVAARDIALVALENEVTYLYTFDGEKHPLFKGMEEMEAALDPVCFFRINRQMILSREAIRVIEPLVNRKVRVHTKVSPAEEVVVSRLKVSEFLRWVEKSVNPPL
- a CDS encoding efflux RND transporter periplasmic adaptor subunit → MKKILAAALVLLVSCRRTESTHPVRRDIVDAVFASGDIETKDGYKVTANADGYLLTAYVTEGDTVGSGRLLFRIDGRTQLTQVANAGDNYRFARVNNEPGSPQLEQLTFQIVQAEEKYKVDSTNFRRYERLLPTQAVAKVDYDNALLAMQNSATSLQVLRKNKADLEHNLSLGVDNARAQLRIQELANDYFLVPAAHPGVVLTVNKRAGELVRKGDVLATLAAGKIYAKLYIAEDDIQRVRPGQAVLIALNTDKDKVYNATLTKIYPSFDDSNQAFIAEAMFTGTVPPELKDGTQLQSNIIINERKSALVIPTVYLEPGNKVSLGGKDSVVQTGIRNLDYTEVLGGLSEKDDITLPNRK